The DNA region GGAGGAGGTCGAACTCGAGCGAGGTGAGGGGGACCGGCTCGCCTCCGCGGAGCGCCTCCCGCTTGGCCGGGTCGACGCGGATGTCGCCGCGGACGATCATCTCCGTTCGCGTCCCCCCGCCGGCCCGGCGAAGAAGCGCGCGCGCGCGCGCGACCAGCTCGAGAGTGCCGAAGGGCTTGGTCAGGTAGTCGTCGGCGCCGATTTCGAAGCCGAGCACCTTGTCCGTCTCGCCGCCCCGGGCGGTGAGCATCAGGATCGGCACGCCGCTTTCGCGACGGATTCGTCGGGTGACTTCGAGCCCGTCCATGACGGGAATCATCAGGTCGAGAACGATCAAGGCGGGCCGGATGCGGCGAAACTCGGCCATCGCCTCCTCGCCGTCACGGGCCAGGACGCAGTGCATCCCCGCCGCCTCGAGGTTCTTGGCGACCAGGGCGGCGATCTTCCGGTCGTCCTCGACGATCAGTATGGTCGGTTCCATGACGTCCGGAGTCTGGGGGATGGAGGGCGCGCGCGTCAAGGGCCGCCCTCTCGCGCCGCTTGAACGCGAGGCGGCCCGCCCGTATGCTGAGTGGTCGGCGGTGCGCGTCCCGCGGCGTCCCCGCGGCGCGCCGGCCGAACCGGAGGAACACTCATGAAAGAGAGGTACGCGAAGATCGCGGGGATGGCCGAGGCGCTCGAAGCGGACACGGCCCGGTTGCTCGGCGATCTGATACGAATCCCCT from Candidatus Eisenbacteria bacterium includes:
- a CDS encoding response regulator transcription factor — translated: MEPTILIVEDDRKIAALVAKNLEAAGMHCVLARDGEEAMAEFRRIRPALIVLDLMIPVMDGLEVTRRIRRESGVPILMLTARGGETDKVLGFEIGADDYLTKPFGTLELVARARALLRRAGGGTRTEMIVRGDIRVDPAKREALRGGEPVPLTSLEFDLLHFLASRPGRVFDRESLMEQVWGEERIVDARSIDSLISRLRKKLEPDPARPVYIQTVWGAGYRFAEDSS